Proteins encoded together in one Astatotilapia calliptera chromosome 7, fAstCal1.2, whole genome shotgun sequence window:
- the zgc:112052 gene encoding protein C19orf12 homolog, giving the protein MSPRIDDVMKLCCELSTNQQVKTTVKGSGKGAAAAGALAFAGGLVGGPLGIAVGGAAGGLLGCWLTSGQFKPLPQIIMELSPQEKHKLYEDLMEILGDIEWTDLAQLIALVMGNATLKQQLTAALLGYITKELQAEVHYVD; this is encoded by the exons ATGTCTCCACGAATCGATGATGTTATGAAGCTGTGTTGTGAGTTGTCCACCAATCAGCAAGTTAAGACCACAGTAAAAGGTTCTGGgaaaggagcagcagcagctggggcGCTGGCCTTTGCTGGAGGATTGGTTGGAGGTCCTCTTGGCATAGCTGTAG GAGGGGCTGCTGGAGGCCTTCTGGGCTGCTGGCTGACCAGTGGTCAATTCAAACCACTTCCACAGATCATAATGGAGCTCAGCCCTCAGGAAAAGCATAAGCTTTATGAGGATCTCATGGAAATCCTGGGAGACATTGAGTGGACTGATTTGGCTCAGCTGATTGCTCTAGTCATGGGCAATGCAACTCTGAAGCAGCAGCTTACGGCTGCTCTTCTTGGATACATCACCAAGGAGCTCCAGGCAGAAGTGCACTATGTTGATTAG
- the uri1 gene encoding unconventional prefoldin RPB5 interactor 1 isoform X3, which produces MIVKLLLHINSCLWAVVSAAGVVKDCESRIQHWKKVSGDYEALNDRLKTLPDQLSYDIMVPFGPLAFMPGKLVHTNEVTVLLGDNWFTKCSAKQAQKIVDHRMKYVKNELDGLSKTIKNFEARVGFAKNLETISASKGDYVDIREEVGNNDSVVTKGKQRMAHKPNSKPKQDVFFDFKEEDEENEEESRDSGSRKCIMTEEELWARLDELEKLEELQDEQDKLSDNGDMNGEDTSSSSSEEEKDADAATPVNGLSLKPGWSALPSSTAPLRQDRKEEEDFEEEEEANCLPTIYFSHTVEPKKVRINTGKNTTLKFSERKEQKEHSKRKKKNGHSNGHAHHELHKITTPADLYRLFVDVKNGEPIPRKSILKSRSRENSVCSDTSESSAADFEERRIMGRSFSHDEATHSDTSDGITEEDSPTAVLLQPPSRFEAFSGTVIEKDPMPSAVPHLTISPPALPTILEKKQEEVAPDVAPPQQAPKRVSKFKAARLQQK; this is translated from the exons ATGATTGTCAAACTATTATTACATATAAATTCGTGCCTCTGGGCAGTTGTGTCTGCAGCCGGG GTGGTGAAAGACTGTGAAAGTCGGATTCAACACTG GAAGAAGGTGTCGGGTGACTATGAAGCCCTGAATGACCGCCTCAAAACTCTGCCAGATCAACTGTCATATGACATCATG GTACCATTTGGCCCTTTGGCCTTTATGCCCGGAAAGCTGGTACACACCAACGAGGTCACAGTGTTGCTGGGTGATAACTGGTTCACCAAGTGCTCTGCCAAGCAAGCTCAAAAAATTGTTGATCACAGGATGAAAT ATGTGAAGAATGAACTAGATGGCCTGTCCAAGACGATAAAAAACTTTGAAGCCAGAGTTGGGTTTGCGAAGAATTTGGAAACCATCTCTGCT AGTAAAGGCGACTATGTTGACATCAGAGAGGAGGTTGGAAACAATGACTCTGTTGTCACCAAAG GAAAGCAAAGAATGGCTCACAAGCCAAACTCTAAGCCCAAGCAGGATGTGTTTTTTGATTttaaagaagaggatgaggagaatgaggaagaaagcagAGATAGTGGAAGCAGGAAATGCATtatgactgaggaggagctatGGGCTAGATTGGATGAACTCGAGAAGCTGGAGGAGCTACAAGATGAGCAGGACAA aTTATCTGATAATGGAGACATGAATGGTGAGGacacatcatcctcttcctcagaAGAGGAGAAAGATGCAGATGCTGCGACTCCAGTAAATGGGCTGAGTTTGAAGCCAGGTTGGAGCGCGCTGCCTTCCAGCACAGCACCACTCAGACAGGacaggaaagaggaagaagactttgaggaggaagaggaagccaACTGTTTGCCTACTATCTACTTTTCTCACACAGTCGAACCCAAGAAG GTGAGAATAAATACAGGCAAAAACACCACACTGAAGTTTAGCGAAAGGAAAGAGCAGAAGGAACACtcgaagaggaaaaagaaaaatggccaCAGCAATGGACATGCTCATCACGAACTTCACAAAATCACAACACCGGCAGACCTTTACAG gttGTTTGTAGATGTGAAAAATGGGGAACCCATACCTAGGAAGTCCATACTGAAGTCACGCAGTCGAGAGAACAGCGTGTGCAGCGACACAAGTGAGAGCAGCGCTGCAGACTTTGAAGAGCGCAGAATTATGGGACGCAGCTTCAGTCACGACGAAGCAACGCACAGCGACACCAGCGATGGCATCACAGAAGAGGACAGTCCCACAGCAGTGTTGCTGCAACCTCCCAGCAGATTTGAG GCTTTTTCAGGTACAGTTATAGAAAAGGATCCAATGCCCTCAGCTGTCCCTCATCTGACCATCTCTCCACCAGCTCTGCCAACAATACTGGAGAAGAAACAGGAGGAGGTGGCGCCTGATGTTGCCCCACCCCAGCAAGCCCCGAAGAGGGTGTCAAAGTTCAAAGCTGCCCGATTGCAGCAGAAGTGA
- the rxylt1 gene encoding ribitol-5-phosphate xylosyltransferase 1, protein MKIPKRKLFLLLIFAYVAFSLYAAYNVFFSTKVLSRVHRVVKKETGAQSGGVRDGGAPYVADEWNPWEDEQVEYNSALNKKREAFKQYLGKIDKNKPKRYKVQIWGKAAIGLYLWEHVLEGPLNPTDKVAQWREGELQSGKIDFSFYTGPAVVQGHVPLDMNSLVLVLNGREKQKVTYSTRWLEHVQTLVQSNTVSHVAVVLLGNEHCNNNWISPHLKRNGGFVDLLFVVYDSPWVNDKDVFQWPLGVATYRQFPMIRPNAQLITSNRPYLCNFLGTVYKNSSRETLMHILTQSGLEKDCITTGREKWLPQETADSLRRYQTALAQSELTLCPVGINTESYRIYEACSYGSVPVVEDVMTPGSCAAGPSSPLRLLKAAGAPFIFISDWKELPAILQRERGMTQEQRVDRRRRLLEWYSSFRQQMKERFTEVIEETFFKNG, encoded by the exons ATGAAAATACCAAAAAGAAAGCTGTTCCTTCTCCTTATTTTTGCATATGTAGCGTTTTCACTCTATGCTGCGTATAATGTTTTCTTCAGCACCAAAGTACTATCCCGCGTTCACAGGGTGGTGAAGAAAGAGACGGGAGCACAATCGG GTGGTGTAAGGGATGGCGGTGCTCCATACGTTGCTGATGAGTGGAATCCGTGGGAGGATGAACAGGTGGAGTACAACTCTGCtttgaacaaaaagagagaggcCTTCAAACAGTACCTGGGTAAAATTGACAAGAACAAACCCAAAAGATACAAGGTCCAGATATGGGGGAAAGCTGCAATAG GGCTTTACCTTTGGGAACATGTTTTAGAGGGCCCCCTCAACCCCACTGACAAGGTAGCACAATGGAGAGAGGGGGAGCTGCAGTCAGGGAAGATTGATTTCAG TTTCTACACAGGTCCTGCAGTGGTGCAGGGTCATGTGCCTCTGGACATGAATAGTCTGGTTTTGGTTCTCAATGGCCGCGAAAAGCAAAAAGTCACTTACTCCACACGGTGGCTGGAGCACGTCCAAACTCTGGTTCAGTCCAATACAGTGTCTCACGTTGCTGTGGTTCTGCTGGGCAATGAGCACTGCAACAACAACTGGATCAGCCCACATCTGAAGAGAAATGGTGGCTTTGTGGACCTCCTGTTTGTAGTGTATGATAGCCCCTGGGTCAATGACAAGGATGTCTTTCAGTGGCCTCTTGGTGTTGCTAC ATACAGACAGTTTCCAATGATCAGGCCTAATGCCCAGTTAATTACCTCCAACCGGCCATACCTCTGCAATTTCTTAGGAACTGTTTACAAAAATTCTTCCAGAGAAACACTCATGCATATTCTGACACAGTCTGGCCTGGAAAAGGATTGCATCACCACTGGGAGGGAAAA GTGGCTCCCTCAGGAGACAGCAGACAGTCTGAGACGCTATCAGACAGCTCTGGCCCAAAGCGAGCTCACTCTCTGCCCAGTTGGGATCAACACAGAGTCTTACCGCATCTACGAGGCCTGCTCTTATGGCTCCGTGCCCGTGGTGGAAGATGTGATGACACCTGGGAGCTGTGCAGCAGGGCCCAGCTCCCCGCTACGACTCCTAAAAGCTGCAGGGGCGCCCTTCATCTTCATCAGCGACTGGAAGGAGCTCCCAGCCATCttgcagagggagagagggatgaCACAGGAGCAGAGGgtggacaggaggaggaggctgctGGAGTGGTATTCCAGCTTTCGTCAGCAGATGAAGGAAAGGTTCACCGAGGTCATCGAAGAGACCTTCTTCAAAAACGGCTGA
- the uri1 gene encoding unconventional prefoldin RPB5 interactor 1 isoform X2: MAEKGQVDIEHLGGVIRLREEHEKVVKDCESRIQHWKKVSGDYEALNDRLKTLPDQLSYDIMVPFGPLAFMPGKLVHTNEVTVLLGDNWFTKCSAKQAQKIVDHRMKYVKNELDGLSKTIKNFEARVGFAKNLETISASKGDYVDIREEVGNNDSVVTKGKQRMAHKPNSKPKQDVFFDFKEEDEENEEESRDSGSRKCIMTEEELWARLDELEKLEELQDEQDKLSDNGDMNGEDTSSSSSEEEKDADAATPVNGLSLKPGWSALPSSTAPLRQDRKEEEDFEEEEEANCLPTIYFSHTVEPKKVRINTGKNTTLKFSERKEQKEHSKRKKKNGHSNGHAHHELHKITTPADLYRLFVDVKNGEPIPRKSILKSRSRENSVCSDTSESSAADFEERRIMGRSFSHDEATHSDTSDGITEEDSPTAVLLQPPSRFEAFSGTVIEKDPMPSAVPHLTISPPALPTILEKKQEEVAPDVAPPQQAPKRVSKFKAARLQQK; the protein is encoded by the exons ATGGCTGAAAAGGGTCAAGTGGATATAGAACACCTCGGCGGAGTTATCAGGCTCCGAGAGGAGCACGAAAAG GTGGTGAAAGACTGTGAAAGTCGGATTCAACACTG GAAGAAGGTGTCGGGTGACTATGAAGCCCTGAATGACCGCCTCAAAACTCTGCCAGATCAACTGTCATATGACATCATG GTACCATTTGGCCCTTTGGCCTTTATGCCCGGAAAGCTGGTACACACCAACGAGGTCACAGTGTTGCTGGGTGATAACTGGTTCACCAAGTGCTCTGCCAAGCAAGCTCAAAAAATTGTTGATCACAGGATGAAAT ATGTGAAGAATGAACTAGATGGCCTGTCCAAGACGATAAAAAACTTTGAAGCCAGAGTTGGGTTTGCGAAGAATTTGGAAACCATCTCTGCT AGTAAAGGCGACTATGTTGACATCAGAGAGGAGGTTGGAAACAATGACTCTGTTGTCACCAAAG GAAAGCAAAGAATGGCTCACAAGCCAAACTCTAAGCCCAAGCAGGATGTGTTTTTTGATTttaaagaagaggatgaggagaatgaggaagaaagcagAGATAGTGGAAGCAGGAAATGCATtatgactgaggaggagctatGGGCTAGATTGGATGAACTCGAGAAGCTGGAGGAGCTACAAGATGAGCAGGACAA aTTATCTGATAATGGAGACATGAATGGTGAGGacacatcatcctcttcctcagaAGAGGAGAAAGATGCAGATGCTGCGACTCCAGTAAATGGGCTGAGTTTGAAGCCAGGTTGGAGCGCGCTGCCTTCCAGCACAGCACCACTCAGACAGGacaggaaagaggaagaagactttgaggaggaagaggaagccaACTGTTTGCCTACTATCTACTTTTCTCACACAGTCGAACCCAAGAAG GTGAGAATAAATACAGGCAAAAACACCACACTGAAGTTTAGCGAAAGGAAAGAGCAGAAGGAACACtcgaagaggaaaaagaaaaatggccaCAGCAATGGACATGCTCATCACGAACTTCACAAAATCACAACACCGGCAGACCTTTACAG gttGTTTGTAGATGTGAAAAATGGGGAACCCATACCTAGGAAGTCCATACTGAAGTCACGCAGTCGAGAGAACAGCGTGTGCAGCGACACAAGTGAGAGCAGCGCTGCAGACTTTGAAGAGCGCAGAATTATGGGACGCAGCTTCAGTCACGACGAAGCAACGCACAGCGACACCAGCGATGGCATCACAGAAGAGGACAGTCCCACAGCAGTGTTGCTGCAACCTCCCAGCAGATTTGAG GCTTTTTCAGGTACAGTTATAGAAAAGGATCCAATGCCCTCAGCTGTCCCTCATCTGACCATCTCTCCACCAGCTCTGCCAACAATACTGGAGAAGAAACAGGAGGAGGTGGCGCCTGATGTTGCCCCACCCCAGCAAGCCCCGAAGAGGGTGTCAAAGTTCAAAGCTGCCCGATTGCAGCAGAAGTGA
- the uri1 gene encoding unconventional prefoldin RPB5 interactor 1 isoform X1, with product MVHRGRSWSHLLGLAEVPFTADTHICAIIVSQVVKDCESRIQHWKKVSGDYEALNDRLKTLPDQLSYDIMVPFGPLAFMPGKLVHTNEVTVLLGDNWFTKCSAKQAQKIVDHRMKYVKNELDGLSKTIKNFEARVGFAKNLETISASKGDYVDIREEVGNNDSVVTKGKQRMAHKPNSKPKQDVFFDFKEEDEENEEESRDSGSRKCIMTEEELWARLDELEKLEELQDEQDKLSDNGDMNGEDTSSSSSEEEKDADAATPVNGLSLKPGWSALPSSTAPLRQDRKEEEDFEEEEEANCLPTIYFSHTVEPKKVRINTGKNTTLKFSERKEQKEHSKRKKKNGHSNGHAHHELHKITTPADLYRLFVDVKNGEPIPRKSILKSRSRENSVCSDTSESSAADFEERRIMGRSFSHDEATHSDTSDGITEEDSPTAVLLQPPSRFEAFSGTVIEKDPMPSAVPHLTISPPALPTILEKKQEEVAPDVAPPQQAPKRVSKFKAARLQQK from the exons ATGGTGCACCGGGGAAGGTCTTGGAGCCACTTGCTGGGACTTGCTGAAGTACCTTTTACTGCAGATACACACATCTGTGCCATTATTGTTTCACAG GTGGTGAAAGACTGTGAAAGTCGGATTCAACACTG GAAGAAGGTGTCGGGTGACTATGAAGCCCTGAATGACCGCCTCAAAACTCTGCCAGATCAACTGTCATATGACATCATG GTACCATTTGGCCCTTTGGCCTTTATGCCCGGAAAGCTGGTACACACCAACGAGGTCACAGTGTTGCTGGGTGATAACTGGTTCACCAAGTGCTCTGCCAAGCAAGCTCAAAAAATTGTTGATCACAGGATGAAAT ATGTGAAGAATGAACTAGATGGCCTGTCCAAGACGATAAAAAACTTTGAAGCCAGAGTTGGGTTTGCGAAGAATTTGGAAACCATCTCTGCT AGTAAAGGCGACTATGTTGACATCAGAGAGGAGGTTGGAAACAATGACTCTGTTGTCACCAAAG GAAAGCAAAGAATGGCTCACAAGCCAAACTCTAAGCCCAAGCAGGATGTGTTTTTTGATTttaaagaagaggatgaggagaatgaggaagaaagcagAGATAGTGGAAGCAGGAAATGCATtatgactgaggaggagctatGGGCTAGATTGGATGAACTCGAGAAGCTGGAGGAGCTACAAGATGAGCAGGACAA aTTATCTGATAATGGAGACATGAATGGTGAGGacacatcatcctcttcctcagaAGAGGAGAAAGATGCAGATGCTGCGACTCCAGTAAATGGGCTGAGTTTGAAGCCAGGTTGGAGCGCGCTGCCTTCCAGCACAGCACCACTCAGACAGGacaggaaagaggaagaagactttgaggaggaagaggaagccaACTGTTTGCCTACTATCTACTTTTCTCACACAGTCGAACCCAAGAAG GTGAGAATAAATACAGGCAAAAACACCACACTGAAGTTTAGCGAAAGGAAAGAGCAGAAGGAACACtcgaagaggaaaaagaaaaatggccaCAGCAATGGACATGCTCATCACGAACTTCACAAAATCACAACACCGGCAGACCTTTACAG gttGTTTGTAGATGTGAAAAATGGGGAACCCATACCTAGGAAGTCCATACTGAAGTCACGCAGTCGAGAGAACAGCGTGTGCAGCGACACAAGTGAGAGCAGCGCTGCAGACTTTGAAGAGCGCAGAATTATGGGACGCAGCTTCAGTCACGACGAAGCAACGCACAGCGACACCAGCGATGGCATCACAGAAGAGGACAGTCCCACAGCAGTGTTGCTGCAACCTCCCAGCAGATTTGAG GCTTTTTCAGGTACAGTTATAGAAAAGGATCCAATGCCCTCAGCTGTCCCTCATCTGACCATCTCTCCACCAGCTCTGCCAACAATACTGGAGAAGAAACAGGAGGAGGTGGCGCCTGATGTTGCCCCACCCCAGCAAGCCCCGAAGAGGGTGTCAAAGTTCAAAGCTGCCCGATTGCAGCAGAAGTGA
- the uri1 gene encoding unconventional prefoldin RPB5 interactor 1 isoform X4 has protein sequence MVHRGRSWSHLLGLAEVVKDCESRIQHWKKVSGDYEALNDRLKTLPDQLSYDIMVPFGPLAFMPGKLVHTNEVTVLLGDNWFTKCSAKQAQKIVDHRMKYVKNELDGLSKTIKNFEARVGFAKNLETISASKGDYVDIREEVGNNDSVVTKGKQRMAHKPNSKPKQDVFFDFKEEDEENEEESRDSGSRKCIMTEEELWARLDELEKLEELQDEQDKLSDNGDMNGEDTSSSSSEEEKDADAATPVNGLSLKPGWSALPSSTAPLRQDRKEEEDFEEEEEANCLPTIYFSHTVEPKKVRINTGKNTTLKFSERKEQKEHSKRKKKNGHSNGHAHHELHKITTPADLYRLFVDVKNGEPIPRKSILKSRSRENSVCSDTSESSAADFEERRIMGRSFSHDEATHSDTSDGITEEDSPTAVLLQPPSRFEAFSGTVIEKDPMPSAVPHLTISPPALPTILEKKQEEVAPDVAPPQQAPKRVSKFKAARLQQK, from the exons ATGGTGCACCGGGGAAGGTCTTGGAGCCACTTGCTGGGACTTGCTGAA GTGGTGAAAGACTGTGAAAGTCGGATTCAACACTG GAAGAAGGTGTCGGGTGACTATGAAGCCCTGAATGACCGCCTCAAAACTCTGCCAGATCAACTGTCATATGACATCATG GTACCATTTGGCCCTTTGGCCTTTATGCCCGGAAAGCTGGTACACACCAACGAGGTCACAGTGTTGCTGGGTGATAACTGGTTCACCAAGTGCTCTGCCAAGCAAGCTCAAAAAATTGTTGATCACAGGATGAAAT ATGTGAAGAATGAACTAGATGGCCTGTCCAAGACGATAAAAAACTTTGAAGCCAGAGTTGGGTTTGCGAAGAATTTGGAAACCATCTCTGCT AGTAAAGGCGACTATGTTGACATCAGAGAGGAGGTTGGAAACAATGACTCTGTTGTCACCAAAG GAAAGCAAAGAATGGCTCACAAGCCAAACTCTAAGCCCAAGCAGGATGTGTTTTTTGATTttaaagaagaggatgaggagaatgaggaagaaagcagAGATAGTGGAAGCAGGAAATGCATtatgactgaggaggagctatGGGCTAGATTGGATGAACTCGAGAAGCTGGAGGAGCTACAAGATGAGCAGGACAA aTTATCTGATAATGGAGACATGAATGGTGAGGacacatcatcctcttcctcagaAGAGGAGAAAGATGCAGATGCTGCGACTCCAGTAAATGGGCTGAGTTTGAAGCCAGGTTGGAGCGCGCTGCCTTCCAGCACAGCACCACTCAGACAGGacaggaaagaggaagaagactttgaggaggaagaggaagccaACTGTTTGCCTACTATCTACTTTTCTCACACAGTCGAACCCAAGAAG GTGAGAATAAATACAGGCAAAAACACCACACTGAAGTTTAGCGAAAGGAAAGAGCAGAAGGAACACtcgaagaggaaaaagaaaaatggccaCAGCAATGGACATGCTCATCACGAACTTCACAAAATCACAACACCGGCAGACCTTTACAG gttGTTTGTAGATGTGAAAAATGGGGAACCCATACCTAGGAAGTCCATACTGAAGTCACGCAGTCGAGAGAACAGCGTGTGCAGCGACACAAGTGAGAGCAGCGCTGCAGACTTTGAAGAGCGCAGAATTATGGGACGCAGCTTCAGTCACGACGAAGCAACGCACAGCGACACCAGCGATGGCATCACAGAAGAGGACAGTCCCACAGCAGTGTTGCTGCAACCTCCCAGCAGATTTGAG GCTTTTTCAGGTACAGTTATAGAAAAGGATCCAATGCCCTCAGCTGTCCCTCATCTGACCATCTCTCCACCAGCTCTGCCAACAATACTGGAGAAGAAACAGGAGGAGGTGGCGCCTGATGTTGCCCCACCCCAGCAAGCCCCGAAGAGGGTGTCAAAGTTCAAAGCTGCCCGATTGCAGCAGAAGTGA
- the LOC113027098 gene encoding cytochrome b-c1 complex subunit Rieske, mitochondrial-like, giving the protein MMSITARPGAFPPFLQTTKHALKTLMSPGAKEVAVVAAPGGVRLAHTDIKIPDFSDYRRPEVMDPNKSSQESSEARRAFSYLFTGATTVVGVYAAKTVVTQFISSMSASADVLALSKIEVKLSDIPEGKNMTFKWRGKPLFVRHRTEKEIATEQAVNLSELRDPEHDKDRVTNPKWVIVLGVCTHLGCVPIANAGEYGGYYCPCHGSHYDASGRIRKGPAPLNLEVPYYEFPDDETVVVG; this is encoded by the exons ATGATGTCCATAACTGCTCGTCCCGGGGCTTTTCCCCCGTTTCTCCAGACAACAAAGCATGCACTAAAAACTTTGATGTCTCCGGGAGCCAAAGAAGTGGCCGTTGTTGCTG CTCCTGGAGGAGTCCGccttgcacacacagacatcaaGATTCCAGACTTTTCAGACTACCGTCGGCCTGAGGTTATGGACCCCAACAAGTCCTCCCAAGAGAGCAGTGAGGCAAGAAGGGCATTCTCTTACTTGTTCACTGGCGCTACCACTGTGGTGGGAGTTTATGCAGCCAAGACAGTCGTCACCCAGTTCATCTCCTCCATGAGCGCATCTGCTGATGTCCTGGCCTTATCCAAGATAGAGGTCAAGCTGAGCGATATCCCAGAAGGCAAAAACATGACCTTCAAGTGGAGAGGAAAACCCTTGTTTGTCCGTCACCGTACAGAGAAGGAAATCGCCACAGAGCAGGCAGTGAATCTTTCAGAGCTGCGTGATCCCGAGCATGACAAGGATAGAGTGACCAACCCCAAGTGGGTCATCGTTCTTGGTGTGTGCACCCATCTGGGTTGTGTGCCCATTGCTAATGCCGGAGAGTACGGAGGCTACTACTGTCCCTGCCATGGCTCTCACTATGATGCTTCAGGAAGAATCCGGAAGGGACCCGCTCCCCTTAACCTAGAGGTTCCCTACTATGAATTCCCAGATGATGAAACGGTGGTGGTGGGATAA